The genomic stretch CCCCTCCCCTACTTAGGCGCCCCGACCAGATCCGCCGGCAGCTCGGTGATGTCCTTCGCCCGCTCCGCCAGCGCGATCGAACGGAGCCGCTCGATCGTCGGCCGATCCTCCGGCGACCGGCAGTCCGACTTCTCGAACGGATCCCGCGACAGATAAAAAAGCTCTTCCTTTGCCGGTCGGCCCGACCCCGGCTGGTCCTTCTTCGCCGGCACCGCGTCGGAAAGGATCAGCTTCACCCCCTCGTCGATCACCGCCACCCCCTCCGCACTCCGCACCACGATCGGCCGACCCCGCGGCACCAGCTCGCTGCTGCCTAGCGCCGGCCAGCGATCGACGCCATCAAGGGCCACCCCCTCGGGAAGCGCCGCCCCCGCCAGCGGCAGGAGCGTCGGCAGCCAGTCGACCGCGTGCAGCGGCGACGTCACCTTCCGCGGCGCCAACCGACCCGGCCAGTTGGCAAACGCACAGACCCGAATGCCACCTTCGTAAAGCTGCGCCTTCTGACCCCGCAGCGGATCGTTTTCACTGTTGAACGGCGACGGCGGCACGGCGCTGTCATAGGGATTGTTCACCGATTCGATCCCGCCATTGTCGCTGGTGAACACGATCAGCGTGTCGGCCCGCTGGCCGGTGTCGTCCACCGCAGCCACCAGCCGGCCAATCGAGGCGTCGAGCTGGGCGATCATCGCCGCCAGCCGCAGCCGCGACTCATGACGCACGTCGTCGGGATCGAAGCGGACGCCGTCGTAGAGCCGCTTGAACCCGCTCGGCGCGTCGACCGGATTGTGGACCGCGTGAAAGGGCACGTAGACAAACCACGGCCGCCGCGCGGCGCCCGGCTGCGGAGCCGATTCGCGGATCCGCCGCACCGCCTCCGCCGTGACCAGCTCGGTGGCGTTGCCCTCCTCGCGAAGCGGCACGCCGTCGCGATGCCAGGTGTCGGTGAAGGCATGGCCAGGACGGTAGTGGTGGGTCACCGGATCGGCGGCGCCGGTCAGCGAGCCATAGCCATGGTCGAAGCCATAGTGCGTCGGCCCCCACTCCGGCCGCGAACCGAGATGCCATTTGCCCGATTGGAACGTCGCATAGCCCGCGCGGCGGAGCGCCTCAGCGAGCGTGACCGTGCCGAGCGGCACGGCGCGGCGGTTGCTCGCGATCAGGGCCTGCGGACCAAACCGGCTCGGATAGCGGCCGGTGAGCAGCGCCGTGCGCGTGGGCGTGCAGACCGGCTGCACGTAGTGGCGGTCGAGCTCGACCCCCTCGCGCACGAGCCGGTCCATCACCGGCGTCTTGCCGAAGCCGCCATGCCAGCCGACGTCGGCCCAGCCGAGATCGTCGGCGACGACGAGGAGGATATTGGGCCGCGGCGGCGCGGCCGACGCGGGGGCGATGCCGAGGATGACCAGGCAGGCGGCGATCACGAAGCTGGCGCGCGTCATCGGTGCCTCGCGTGTTCGGGGGAAGGAGCGCCCGCTCAGCCGCGGCCGCGGTAGCCGGGCACGCCCTGGTCGGGGAGCCAGAGGCCGGGAGGAATCGAGCCATGCTGCCAGAAGACGTCGATCGGCATCCCCCCGCGCGGAAACCAATACCCGCCGATCCGCAGAAAAGGCGGGGCGAGCAGGGCCACGAGGCGCTTGCCGATCGCCACGGTGCAGTCT from Planctomycetota bacterium encodes the following:
- a CDS encoding arylsulfatase, producing MTRASFVIAACLVILGIAPASAAPPRPNILLVVADDLGWADVGWHGGFGKTPVMDRLVREGVELDRHYVQPVCTPTRTALLTGRYPSRFGPQALIASNRRAVPLGTVTLAEALRRAGYATFQSGKWHLGSRPEWGPTHYGFDHGYGSLTGAADPVTHHYRPGHAFTDTWHRDGVPLREEGNATELVTAEAVRRIRESAPQPGAARRPWFVYVPFHAVHNPVDAPSGFKRLYDGVRFDPDDVRHESRLRLAAMIAQLDASIGRLVAAVDDTGQRADTLIVFTSDNGGIESVNNPYDSAVPPSPFNSENDPLRGQKAQLYEGGIRVCAFANWPGRLAPRKVTSPLHAVDWLPTLLPLAGAALPEGVALDGVDRWPALGSSELVPRGRPIVVRSAEGVAVIDEGVKLILSDAVPAKKDQPGSGRPAKEELFYLSRDPFEKSDCRSPEDRPTIERLRSIALAERAKDITELPADLVGAPK